The following coding sequences lie in one Arachis hypogaea cultivar Tifrunner chromosome 9, arahy.Tifrunner.gnm2.J5K5, whole genome shotgun sequence genomic window:
- the LOC112712797 gene encoding putative FBD-associated F-box protein At5g56820 — translation MDMDRISLLPNSILCDILSYLPTKQAVSTSIISHRWRHVWKDLQVLDIQYIPFLSHREDRFDSCVNAILSLRNADYPIQKFRLTSYKNSEDIILSWLDEDLILPGLDAVIVPHLHELYLCIDLRRKIKLPESIFTCVSLKSLVLNRNIYLNCYPEFPNVYLPSLKNLELDFLSVNPSKLLSGSPVLEILKLTLHNTTREGFHVHEPTIQMPRTLKSLTFEDCTSLMEKIDVREIYTPFLEYLHMRTEASGNIHSHFLKYETTQCLFSAPAFEFPEFLRLLKLEVDLPCFNTNFLLNFLHNCHVLEALVIHIWGGYYFHPVKYNGPTPPPTTVPNCVTSCLKSFEFRKYQDTADEHEFTAYLLQKGLVLKTVTIHLKYNLDQETKCNIVRGLSAIQKGSTICQLTFINENPI, via the exons ATGGACATGGATAGGATCAGTTTGTTACCGAACTCTATCCTTTGCGACATTCTCTCGTATCTTCCAACAAAACAAGCTGTATCCACCAGCATCATCTCTCACAGGTGGCGCCATGTTTGGAAGGATCTTCAAGTCCTTGACATACAGTATATACCCTTTTTGTCTCATCGAGAAGACCGATTTGACTCATGTGTGAATGCTATTCTATCTCTGCGCAATGCAGATTACCCCATCCAAAAGTTTCGCCTCACTTCCTATAAAAATTCAGAGGATATCATCTTATCATGGCTTGATGAGGATCTCATCTTACCAGGGCTCGATGCCGTCATTGTTCCCCATCTCCACGAACTCTATCTCTGCATTGATTTAAGGAGGAAAATCAAGTTGCCTGAATCCATATTCACTTGTGTATCACTCAAGTCCCTTGTTTTGAACCGTAATATTTATTTGAATTGTTATCCAGAGTTTCCAAATGTTTATCTGCCATCTCTCAAGAACCTAGAGTTGGATTTCCTCTCTGTGAACCCCAGCAAGCTTTTATCCGGCAGCCCTGTTCTTGAAATTCTTAAGCTCACTCTACATAACACGACCCGAGAAGGTTTTCATGTTCATGAACCTACAATCCAGATGCCTCGCACATTGAAAAGTTTAACCTTTGAAGATTGCACTAGCTTGATGGAAAAGATCGACGTTCGGGAAATATACACTCCATTTCTTGAATACCTGCATATGAGAACAGAGGCCTCGGGAAATATACACTCCCATTTCTTGAAATATGAAACAACACAG TGCTTATTTAGTGCTCCGGCCTTCGAGTTTCCAGAGTTTCTCCGTTTGCTTAAGCTAGAGGTTGATCTTCCATGTTTCAACACAAACTTCTTGCTAAACTTCCTTCATAATTGTCATGTACTTGAAGCTCTCGTAATTCATATTTGGGGG GGATATTATTTTCACCCGGTGAAGTATAATGggccaacaccaccaccaaccaCGGTTCCCAATTGTGTGACATCATGTCTCAAGAGTTTTGAGTTTAGAAAATATCAAGACACTGCAGATGAGCATGAGTTTACTGCATATCTTTTACAAAAAGGACTTGTTTTGAAGACAGTGACAATTCATCTTAAATATAATTTGGACCAAGAGACAAAGTGTAATATTGTGAGGGGATTATCTGCTATACAGAAGGGCTCTACAATATGTCAGCTAACTTTCATTAATGAAAATCCTATTTAA